From Streptomyces sp. NBC_01460, a single genomic window includes:
- the gyrB gene encoding DNA topoisomerase (ATP-hydrolyzing) subunit B, with amino-acid sequence MLCQKGRFVADSGNPNENIPSTAGEHGEVTSSYDASAITVLEGLDAVRKRPGMYIGSTGERGLHHLVQEVVDNSVDEAMAGHADTIDVTILADGGVRVVDNGRGIPVGIVPSEGKPAVEVVLTVLHAGGKFGGGGYAVSGGLHGVGVSVVNALSTRVGVEVKTDGYRWTQDYKLGVPTAPLARHEATDETGTTVTFWADGDVFETTDYSFETLSRRFQEMAFLNKGLTLKLTDERESAKATAGADSAEVVDVPDEETTRTVTYHYENGIVDFVKYLNSRKGELIHQSVIDIEAEDKDRLLSAEIAMQWNTQYSEGVYSFANAIHTHEGGTHEEGFRAALTSLVNRYARDKKLLREKDDNLTGEDVREGLTAIISVKLGEPQFEGQTKTKLGNTEAKTFVQKVVHEQLTDWFDRNPNEAADIIRKGIAASTARVAARKARDLTRRKGLLESASLPGKLSDCQSNDPTKCEIFIVEGDSAGGSAKSGRNPMYQAILPIRGKILNVEKARIDKILQNTEVQALISAFGTGVHEDFDIEKLRYHKIILMADADVDGQHINTLLLTFLFRFMRPLVESGHVYLSRPPLYKIKWGRDDFEYAYSDRERDALVALGKQNGKRIKEDSIQRFKGLGEMNAEELRVTTMDIDHRVLGQVTLDDAAQADDLFSVLMGEDVEARRSFIQRNAKDVRFLDI; translated from the coding sequence GTGCTGTGCCAGAAAGGGCGCTTCGTGGCCGATTCCGGCAACCCCAACGAGAACATTCCGTCCACAGCCGGTGAGCACGGCGAGGTGACCTCCTCGTACGACGCCAGCGCGATCACCGTGCTCGAAGGCCTGGACGCGGTCCGCAAGCGACCCGGCATGTACATCGGGTCCACCGGTGAGCGCGGTCTCCACCACCTCGTGCAAGAGGTTGTCGACAACTCGGTCGACGAGGCGATGGCCGGGCACGCGGACACCATCGACGTCACGATCCTCGCCGACGGTGGGGTGCGCGTGGTCGACAACGGCCGCGGTATCCCGGTCGGCATCGTGCCGTCCGAGGGCAAGCCGGCCGTCGAGGTCGTGCTCACCGTCCTGCACGCGGGCGGAAAGTTCGGCGGTGGCGGCTACGCCGTCTCCGGCGGCCTGCACGGCGTCGGCGTGTCCGTCGTCAACGCCCTGTCCACACGGGTGGGCGTGGAGGTCAAGACCGACGGCTACCGCTGGACCCAGGACTACAAGCTCGGTGTCCCGACGGCCCCGCTGGCCCGTCACGAGGCCACCGACGAGACGGGCACGACCGTCACCTTCTGGGCCGACGGCGACGTCTTCGAGACCACCGACTACTCGTTCGAGACCCTCTCGCGCCGCTTCCAGGAGATGGCGTTCCTCAACAAGGGCCTCACCCTCAAGCTCACCGACGAGCGGGAGTCGGCGAAGGCCACGGCGGGCGCGGACAGCGCCGAGGTGGTCGACGTCCCCGACGAGGAGACGACGCGCACGGTCACGTACCACTACGAGAACGGCATCGTCGACTTCGTCAAGTACCTCAACTCCCGCAAGGGCGAGCTCATTCACCAGTCGGTGATCGACATCGAGGCCGAGGACAAGGACAGGCTCCTCTCGGCCGAGATCGCCATGCAGTGGAACACGCAGTACAGCGAGGGCGTCTACTCCTTCGCCAACGCGATCCACACGCACGAGGGCGGCACGCACGAGGAGGGCTTCCGTGCGGCGCTGACCTCGCTGGTCAACCGCTACGCGCGCGACAAGAAGCTGCTGCGCGAGAAGGACGACAACCTGACCGGTGAGGACGTCCGTGAGGGTCTCACCGCGATCATCTCGGTGAAGCTCGGCGAGCCGCAGTTCGAGGGCCAGACGAAGACCAAGCTGGGCAACACCGAGGCGAAGACCTTCGTCCAGAAGGTCGTCCACGAGCAGTTGACGGACTGGTTCGACCGGAACCCCAACGAAGCCGCCGACATCATCCGCAAGGGCATCGCGGCGTCCACGGCTCGTGTCGCGGCCCGCAAGGCGCGTGACCTCACCCGGCGCAAGGGGCTCCTGGAGAGCGCCTCACTGCCCGGCAAGCTGAGCGACTGCCAGTCCAACGACCCGACGAAGTGCGAGATCTTCATCGTCGAGGGTGACTCCGCCGGTGGTTCGGCGAAGTCCGGCCGCAACCCGATGTACCAGGCCATCCTGCCGATCCGGGGCAAGATCCTGAACGTCGAGAAGGCCCGTATCGACAAGATCCTGCAGAACACCGAGGTCCAGGCGCTGATCTCGGCCTTCGGCACCGGGGTCCACGAGGACTTCGACATCGAGAAGCTCCGCTATCACAAGATCATTCTGATGGCGGACGCCGACGTCGACGGCCAGCACATCAACACCCTGCTGCTGACCTTCCTGTTCCGCTTCATGCGGCCGCTGGTCGAGTCCGGTCACGTCTACCTCTCCCGCCCGCCGCTCTACAAGATCAAGTGGGGCCGCGACGACTTCGAGTACGCGTACTCGGACCGCGAGCGCGACGCCCTGGTTGCGCTGGGCAAGCAGAACGGCAAGCGCATCAAGGAAGACTCGATCCAGCGCTTCAAGGGTCTCGGCGAGATGAACGCCGAGGAGCTGCGCGTCACCACGATGGACATCGACCACCGTGTGCTGGGCCAGGTCACGCTGGACGACGCGGCACAGGCCGACGACCTGTTCTCGGTGCTGATGGGTGAGGACGTCGAGGCACGGCGCTCGTTCATCCAGCGCAACGCCAAGGACGTCCGCTTCCTCGACATCTGA
- a CDS encoding DUF721 domain-containing protein, producing the protein MSGSEEQDGSTPGPAKQPEVSGVDLARVALRAAKEQARARGAAAQQKNQARRGGGLRSGARSDGRDPLPLGSAVSRLITERGWETPAAVGGVMGRWPQIVGDDLANHCVPVRYDEDPAERVLTVQCDSTAWATQLRLLAPQLVARLNTDLGHGTVRMIKVLAPGGPQRRFGPLRAPGSKGPGDTYG; encoded by the coding sequence GTGAGCGGTTCCGAGGAACAGGACGGATCCACGCCCGGCCCGGCCAAGCAGCCGGAGGTGTCGGGTGTCGATCTGGCGCGTGTGGCCCTGCGCGCGGCCAAGGAGCAGGCCCGGGCCCGGGGCGCGGCGGCGCAGCAGAAGAACCAGGCACGGCGCGGCGGCGGCCTCAGATCGGGTGCCCGTTCCGACGGCAGGGATCCGCTGCCCCTGGGTTCGGCGGTCAGCCGGCTGATCACCGAGCGGGGCTGGGAGACCCCGGCGGCCGTCGGCGGTGTGATGGGCCGCTGGCCGCAGATCGTCGGTGACGATCTGGCCAATCACTGTGTGCCGGTGCGGTACGACGAGGACCCCGCCGAGCGGGTCCTGACCGTTCAGTGCGATTCGACGGCGTGGGCGACGCAGCTGCGCCTGCTGGCCCCGCAGCTGGTGGCCAGGCTGAACACGGATCTGGGCCATGGCACGGTGCGAATGATCAAGGTGCTCGCCCCGGGCGGTCCGCAGCGCAGATTCGGCCCTCTTCGGGCGCCCGGGAGCAAGGGCCCCGGCGACACCTACGGCTGA
- the recF gene encoding DNA replication/repair protein RecF (All proteins in this family for which functions are known are DNA-binding proteins that assist the filamentation of RecA onto DNA for the initiation of recombination or recombinational repair.), which translates to MHVTHLSLADFRSYARVEVPLEPGVTAFVGANGQGKTNLVEAVGYLATLGSHRVSSDAPLVRMGAERAVVRAAVTQGERSQLIELELNPGRANRARINRSSQVRPRDVLGIVRTVLFAPEDLALVKGDPGERRRFLDELITARSPRMAGVRSDYERVLKQRNTLLKSAAMARRHGGRSMDLSTLDVWDQHLGRVGAELLAQRLDLIATLQPLADKAYADVAPGGGPVTLEYRSSVGTDVEPARTREELYEQVMAALVEARKQEIERGVTLVGPHRDDLVLGLRGMPAKGYASHGESWSYALALRLASYDLLRTEGNEPVLVLDDVFAELDARRRERLAELVAPGEQVLVTAAVDDDVPGVLAGARYAVSAGEVERL; encoded by the coding sequence ATGCACGTCACGCATCTCTCGCTGGCCGACTTCCGCTCGTACGCCCGGGTCGAGGTTCCTCTCGAGCCGGGCGTCACCGCGTTCGTGGGGGCCAACGGCCAGGGCAAGACCAACCTGGTGGAGGCCGTCGGCTACCTCGCCACGCTCGGCAGCCACCGGGTGTCGTCCGATGCCCCCCTGGTACGGATGGGTGCGGAGCGCGCCGTCGTACGGGCCGCGGTCACCCAGGGCGAGCGCTCGCAGCTGATCGAGCTCGAGCTCAATCCGGGCCGCGCCAATCGGGCCCGTATCAACAGGTCGTCGCAGGTCAGGCCACGTGACGTCCTCGGGATCGTGCGGACGGTGCTGTTCGCACCGGAGGACCTGGCTCTGGTGAAGGGCGATCCGGGCGAGCGCCGGCGCTTCCTGGACGAGCTGATCACGGCGCGCTCCCCCCGCATGGCCGGGGTGCGCTCCGACTACGAGCGGGTGCTGAAGCAGCGCAACACCCTGCTGAAGTCCGCGGCGATGGCCCGCAGGCACGGCGGCCGCTCGATGGACCTGTCCACCCTGGACGTGTGGGACCAGCATCTGGGCCGGGTGGGGGCCGAGCTGCTGGCGCAGCGGCTGGATCTCATCGCGACCCTGCAACCACTGGCGGACAAGGCCTACGCGGACGTCGCCCCCGGCGGTGGACCCGTGACGCTGGAGTACCGCAGCTCCGTAGGCACCGACGTGGAGCCCGCGCGGACCCGCGAGGAGCTGTACGAGCAGGTGATGGCGGCACTGGTCGAGGCGCGCAAGCAGGAGATCGAGCGCGGGGTGACGCTGGTCGGTCCGCACCGCGACGACCTGGTGCTGGGCCTGCGCGGAATGCCGGCGAAGGGGTACGCGAGCCACGGTGAGTCCTGGTCGTACGCCCTGGCGCTGCGGCTGGCCTCCTACGATCTGCTCCGCACCGAGGGCAATGAACCGGTGCTGGTGCTCGACGACGTGTTCGCCGAGCTGGACGCACGGCGCCGCGAGCGGCTGGCGGAGCTGGTGGCCCCCGGAGAGCAGGTGCTGGTGACGGCCGCCGTGGACGACGACGTCCCGGGCGTGCTGGCCGGAGCGCGGTACGCGGTGTCCGCCGGGGAGGTGGAGCGGCTGTGA
- the gnd gene encoding phosphogluconate dehydrogenase (NAD(+)-dependent, decarboxylating), whose product MELGLVGLGKMGGNMRERIRRAGHTVIGYDRNPDVADVHSLEELVGKLKGPRVVWVMVPAGAATQSTIDELADLLSPGDVVVDGGNSRWTDDEKHAVELGIKDIGFVDCGVSGGVWGLENGYALMYGGTEENVAKVQPVFDALKPEGDFGSVHAGKVGAGHFAKMVHNGIEYAMMQAYAEGWELLEKVDSVTDVREVFRSWQEGTVIRSWLLDLAVNALDDDEHLDQLRGFAADSGEGRWTVEAAIDNAVPLPAITASLFARFASRQDDSPQMKMIAALRNQFGGHAVENKK is encoded by the coding sequence ATGGAGCTCGGTCTCGTCGGCCTCGGCAAGATGGGCGGCAACATGCGCGAGCGCATCCGCCGCGCAGGGCACACGGTCATCGGCTACGACCGCAACCCGGACGTCGCCGATGTCCACAGCCTCGAAGAGCTTGTGGGCAAGCTCAAGGGCCCGCGCGTCGTGTGGGTGATGGTCCCGGCCGGTGCCGCGACCCAGTCGACCATCGACGAGCTGGCCGATCTGCTGTCCCCGGGCGACGTCGTCGTGGACGGCGGCAACTCGCGCTGGACCGACGACGAGAAGCACGCCGTCGAGCTGGGCATCAAGGACATCGGGTTCGTCGACTGCGGCGTCTCCGGTGGTGTCTGGGGCCTGGAGAACGGCTACGCCCTGATGTACGGCGGTACCGAGGAGAACGTCGCCAAGGTCCAGCCGGTCTTCGACGCGCTGAAGCCCGAGGGCGACTTCGGTTCCGTCCACGCGGGCAAGGTCGGCGCCGGCCACTTCGCCAAGATGGTCCACAACGGCATCGAGTACGCCATGATGCAGGCCTACGCCGAGGGCTGGGAGCTCCTGGAGAAGGTCGACTCCGTCACCGACGTGCGCGAGGTCTTCCGCTCCTGGCAGGAGGGCACGGTCATCCGTTCCTGGCTGCTCGACCTCGCGGTCAACGCCCTGGACGACGACGAGCACCTCGACCAGCTCCGCGGGTTCGCCGCGGACTCCGGCGAGGGCCGGTGGACGGTCGAGGCCGCCATCGACAACGCGGTGCCGCTGCCCGCGATCACCGCATCCCTGTTCGCGCGGTTCGCCTCGCGACAGGACGACTCGCCCCAGATGAAGATGATCGCCGCGCTGCGCAACCAGTTCGGTGGCCACGCGGTCGAGAACAAGAAGTAG
- the dnaN gene encoding DNA polymerase III subunit beta, with amino-acid sequence MKIRVERDVLAEAVAWVARSLPARPPAPVLAGLLLKAEDGALSFSSFDYEVSAKVSVDAEIEEDGTVLVSGRLLADICRALPNRPVEISTDGVRATVVCGSSRFTLHTLPVEEYPALPQMPTATGTVPGEVFASAAAQVAIAAGRDDTLPVLTGVRIEIEGDTVTLASTDRYRFAVREFLWKPENPDASAVALVPAKTLLDTAKALTSGDTVTLALSGSGAGEGLIGFEGAGRRTTTRLLEGDLPKYRTLFPTEFNSVAVIETAPFVEAVKRVALVAERNTPVRLSFEQGVLILEAGSSDDAQAVERVDAVLEGDDISIAFNPTFLLDGLSAIDSPVAQLSFTTSTKPALLSGRPAVDAEANDAYKYLIMPVRLSG; translated from the coding sequence GTGAAGATCCGGGTGGAGCGCGATGTACTCGCGGAGGCGGTGGCCTGGGTGGCCCGCAGCCTCCCGGCCCGTCCGCCGGCGCCCGTTCTCGCGGGCCTTCTGCTGAAGGCTGAGGACGGAGCCCTCAGCTTCTCGAGCTTCGACTACGAGGTCTCGGCCAAGGTCTCGGTGGACGCGGAGATCGAGGAGGACGGCACGGTGCTCGTGTCCGGCCGCCTCCTCGCCGACATCTGCCGTGCCCTGCCGAACAGGCCGGTGGAGATCTCCACAGACGGTGTACGGGCGACGGTGGTCTGCGGCTCCTCGCGGTTCACCCTCCACACCCTGCCTGTGGAGGAGTACCCGGCACTGCCGCAGATGCCGACCGCGACGGGCACCGTCCCCGGTGAGGTCTTCGCCTCCGCCGCGGCCCAGGTCGCCATCGCTGCCGGCCGTGACGACACCCTCCCCGTCCTCACCGGCGTTCGGATCGAGATCGAGGGCGACACGGTCACCCTCGCGTCGACCGACCGCTACCGCTTCGCGGTCCGCGAGTTCCTGTGGAAGCCGGAGAACCCCGACGCCTCCGCCGTGGCCCTGGTGCCCGCCAAGACGCTTCTTGACACCGCCAAGGCGCTGACCAGCGGTGACACGGTGACGCTGGCGCTGTCGGGTTCCGGTGCGGGCGAAGGCCTCATCGGCTTCGAGGGCGCCGGCCGCCGTACGACCACGCGGCTGCTCGAGGGCGACCTCCCGAAGTACCGGACGCTCTTCCCCACCGAGTTCAATTCGGTCGCGGTGATCGAGACGGCCCCGTTCGTCGAGGCCGTCAAGCGCGTGGCGCTCGTCGCCGAGCGCAACACCCCGGTGCGGCTCAGCTTCGAGCAGGGCGTGCTGATCCTGGAGGCCGGTTCCAGCGACGACGCACAGGCTGTGGAGCGCGTCGACGCCGTGCTCGAGGGCGACGACATCTCGATCGCCTTCAACCCGACATTCCTGCTGGACGGGCTCAGCGCGATCGACTCCCCGGTCGCCCAGCTCTCCTTCACGACGTCGACCAAGCCGGCGCTGCTCAGCGGCCGCCCGGCCGTCGACGCCGAGGCGAACGACGCGTACAAGTACCTGATCATGCCGGTCCGCCTCTCCGGCTGA
- the dnaA gene encoding chromosomal replication initiator protein DnaA, whose translation MADVPADLAAVWPRVLEQLLGEGQQGIEPKDKQWIERCQPLALVADTALLAVPNEWGKRVLEGRLAPLISEALTRECGRPIRIAITVDDSAGEPPSPPAPPMRQHQGQQSHRYQGPQHDEPSRNDGYDTYGPRPTDDGMPTARPAYPDYQQHRPEPGAWPRAQEDLSWQPRHGGYQDRDPYASPRPQQPQHDYRPQPPEHQGYEQQRDGRDRHDLQDQQPQHRQSGPGTGRAGGGPMGTQSAPPPGTGEPHARLNPKYLFDTFVIGASNRFAHAAAVAVAEAPAKAYNPLFIYGESGLGKTHLLHAIGHYARSLYPGTRVRYVSSEEFTNEFINSIRDGKGDTFRKRYRDVDILLVDDIQFLASKESTQEEFFHTFNTLHNANKQIVLSSDRPPKQLVTLEDRLRNRFEWGLTTDVQPPELETRIAILRKKAVQEQLNAPPEVLEFIASRISRNIRELEGALIRVTAFASLNRQPVDLGLTEIVLKDLIPGGEDSAPEITAPAIMAATADYFGLTVEDLCGSSRSRVLVTARQIAMYLCRELTDLSLPKIGAQFGGRDHTTVMHADRKIRALMAERRSIYNQVTELTNRIKNG comes from the coding sequence GTGGCTGACGTACCTGCCGATCTTGCCGCAGTGTGGCCACGAGTGCTGGAGCAACTCCTCGGGGAGGGCCAGCAGGGCATCGAGCCGAAGGACAAGCAGTGGATCGAGCGCTGTCAGCCCTTGGCACTCGTCGCCGACACCGCCCTGCTCGCCGTACCCAACGAATGGGGCAAGCGGGTCCTGGAGGGCCGGCTCGCTCCGCTCATCAGCGAGGCGCTCACCCGTGAGTGCGGGCGCCCGATCCGGATCGCGATCACCGTCGACGACTCCGCGGGCGAGCCCCCCTCCCCGCCCGCGCCCCCGATGCGCCAACACCAGGGGCAGCAGTCCCACCGCTACCAGGGGCCGCAGCACGACGAGCCCTCACGCAACGACGGGTACGACACCTACGGCCCGCGGCCCACCGACGACGGGATGCCGACGGCACGACCGGCCTACCCGGACTACCAGCAGCACCGCCCCGAGCCCGGTGCCTGGCCCCGCGCCCAGGAGGACCTCTCCTGGCAGCCCCGGCACGGTGGCTACCAGGACCGCGACCCGTACGCGAGCCCGCGCCCCCAGCAGCCGCAGCACGACTACCGCCCGCAGCCGCCCGAGCACCAGGGCTACGAGCAGCAGCGGGACGGCCGTGACCGCCACGACCTGCAGGATCAGCAGCCCCAGCACCGCCAGAGCGGGCCCGGGACCGGAAGGGCCGGCGGCGGCCCCATGGGAACGCAGTCCGCGCCCCCGCCGGGTACCGGTGAGCCGCACGCCCGGCTGAATCCGAAGTACCTCTTCGACACCTTCGTCATCGGAGCGTCCAACCGCTTCGCGCACGCGGCGGCCGTCGCCGTCGCCGAGGCCCCCGCGAAGGCGTACAACCCCCTGTTCATCTACGGGGAGTCGGGGCTCGGCAAGACCCATCTGCTGCACGCCATCGGCCATTACGCGCGGAGCCTCTACCCGGGCACCCGGGTGCGCTACGTGAGCTCCGAGGAGTTCACCAACGAGTTCATCAACTCGATCCGCGACGGCAAGGGCGACACCTTCCGCAAGCGCTACCGCGACGTGGACATCCTCCTGGTCGACGACATCCAGTTCCTGGCGAGCAAGGAGTCGACGCAGGAGGAGTTCTTCCACACCTTCAACACGCTCCACAACGCGAACAAGCAGATCGTGCTGTCCTCGGACCGTCCGCCCAAGCAGCTGGTGACCCTCGAGGACCGGCTGCGCAACCGGTTCGAGTGGGGTCTCACCACCGATGTGCAGCCGCCGGAGCTGGAGACGCGTATCGCGATCCTCCGCAAGAAGGCCGTGCAGGAGCAGCTCAACGCCCCGCCGGAGGTGCTCGAGTTCATCGCCTCCCGTATCTCGCGCAACATCCGCGAGCTGGAGGGCGCGCTCATCCGCGTGACCGCCTTCGCGAGCCTGAACCGGCAGCCGGTGGATCTCGGCCTCACCGAGATCGTGCTCAAGGACCTGATCCCGGGCGGCGAGGACTCGGCTCCCGAGATCACCGCTCCGGCCATCATGGCGGCGACCGCGGACTACTTCGGACTGACCGTGGAGGATCTCTGCGGATCCTCACGCAGCCGTGTGCTGGTGACGGCGCGCCAGATCGCCATGTACCTGTGCCGTGAGCTGACGGATCTCTCCCTGCCCAAGATCGGCGCCCAGTTCGGCGGGCGCGACCACACCACGGTGATGCACGCCGACCGGAAGATCCGGGCTCTGATGGCGGAGCGTCGCTCCATCTACAACCAGGTCACCGAGCTGACCAACCGCATCAAGAACGGCTGA
- the rpmH gene encoding 50S ribosomal protein L34: MSKRTFQPNNRRRAKTHGFRLRMRTRAGRAILANRRGKGRANLSA, encoded by the coding sequence GTGAGCAAGCGCACCTTCCAGCCGAACAATCGTCGTCGCGCCAAGACCCATGGCTTCCGACTGCGCATGCGTACCCGTGCCGGCCGCGCGATTCTCGCGAACCGCCGTGGCAAGGGTCGCGCCAACCTGTCCGCCTGA
- the rnpA gene encoding ribonuclease P protein component yields the protein MLPTENRLRRREDFAAAVRRGRRAGRPLLVVHLRSGVTDPHVTGESAPPPRAGFVVSKAVGGAVVRTAVKRKLRHLVRDRLPQLPPGSLVVVRALPGSGDADHAQLARDLDAALQRLLGGGAR from the coding sequence GTGCTGCCTACCGAGAATCGGCTGAGGCGGCGCGAGGACTTCGCAGCCGCTGTACGCCGAGGACGTCGGGCCGGACGCCCGCTACTCGTCGTGCATCTACGCAGCGGTGTTACGGACCCGCACGTGACAGGGGAGAGTGCTCCCCCGCCACGTGCGGGTTTCGTTGTCAGCAAAGCAGTGGGTGGAGCGGTCGTTCGCACCGCGGTGAAGCGGAAGCTTCGCCATCTGGTGCGCGATCGGCTTCCTCAGCTGCCCCCCGGTAGCCTTGTTGTCGTACGAGCGCTGCCCGGATCGGGCGACGCCGACCATGCACAGCTGGCCCGAGACCTGGATGCCGCTCTTCAGCGGCTGCTGGGAGGGGGCGCGCGATGA
- the yidD gene encoding membrane protein insertion efficiency factor YidD, with protein sequence MKYPLLALIKLYQWTISPLLGPVCRYYPSCSHYGYTAIDRHGAIKGTALTAWRILRCNPWSPGGVDHVPPRKRPRWHELLRSCVRGGKGGDSAADVPSGGSVSEPLSPATETSPNAQGA encoded by the coding sequence ATGAAGTACCCGCTGCTGGCTCTCATCAAGCTGTATCAGTGGACGATCAGCCCGCTCCTCGGGCCTGTCTGCCGTTACTACCCGTCGTGTTCCCACTATGGATATACGGCGATCGACCGGCACGGTGCGATCAAGGGAACAGCGCTGACCGCATGGCGCATCCTGCGGTGCAATCCGTGGTCACCCGGCGGCGTGGATCACGTACCGCCACGCAAACGTCCGCGTTGGCACGAACTGCTGCGCAGCTGTGTGCGTGGCGGCAAGGGCGGGGACTCCGCCGCCGATGTGCCTTCCGGGGGGTCGGTCTCCGAACCCCTGAGCCCGGCCACAGAGACCTCGCCCAATGCTCAAGGAGCCTGA
- the yidC gene encoding membrane protein insertase YidC — translation MDTIASLFSFITTPVSWVIVQFHKLYGALFGDDTGWAWGLSIVSLVVLIRICLIPLFVKQIKSTRNMQVLQPKMKAIQERYKNDKQRQSEEMMKLYKETGTNPLSSCLPILAQSPFFFALYHVLSAIASGKTIGVIDQPLLDSARQAHIFGAPLAAKFMDSEEKVSALGASLTDVRVVTAIMIVMMSASQFFTQRQLMTKNVDLTVKTPYMQQQKMLMYIFPLIFAVMGINFPVGVLVYWLTTNVWTMGQQMYVINQNPTPGSKAQDQYLGRLLKSVTAHGEVRGRTRRNTVKRIFAKGTDRNDIERKFITGLSKLGLAAQEDGTVAKSEAAVLEAEGGTAPKRQQPKRQTKAKRHTAATHAGAAKEEDEGSSGSESKTSLEKQDASQDDKPKPTGKPAASGSSRQAKSGQRKGPQRPKHPSKK, via the coding sequence GTGGACACGATTGCCAGTCTGTTCAGCTTTATCACCACGCCCGTCTCATGGGTCATCGTCCAGTTCCACAAGCTGTACGGAGCGCTCTTCGGCGATGACACGGGGTGGGCCTGGGGCCTGTCCATCGTGTCCCTGGTGGTCCTGATCCGGATCTGCCTGATCCCGCTTTTCGTGAAGCAGATCAAGTCGACCCGGAACATGCAGGTGCTCCAGCCGAAGATGAAGGCGATCCAGGAGCGCTACAAGAACGACAAGCAGCGTCAGTCCGAAGAGATGATGAAGCTGTACAAGGAGACGGGGACCAACCCCCTCTCCTCGTGCCTTCCCATCCTGGCGCAGTCCCCGTTCTTCTTCGCCCTCTATCACGTGCTCTCGGCCATCGCCTCGGGCAAGACGATCGGTGTCATCGACCAGCCGCTGCTGGACAGTGCCCGTCAGGCTCATATCTTCGGTGCCCCGCTGGCCGCCAAGTTCATGGACAGCGAGGAGAAGGTCTCGGCGCTCGGCGCCTCGCTGACCGACGTTCGTGTCGTCACCGCGATCATGATCGTGATGATGTCCGCGTCGCAGTTCTTCACGCAGCGCCAGCTGATGACGAAGAACGTCGACCTGACGGTGAAGACTCCGTACATGCAGCAGCAGAAGATGCTGATGTACATCTTCCCGCTGATCTTCGCGGTCATGGGGATCAACTTCCCCGTGGGTGTCCTCGTGTACTGGCTGACCACCAACGTCTGGACCATGGGTCAGCAGATGTACGTGATCAACCAGAACCCGACGCCCGGCAGCAAGGCGCAGGACCAGTACCTCGGCCGTCTGCTGAAGAGCGTGACGGCGCACGGTGAGGTCCGTGGCAGGACGCGGCGCAACACCGTCAAGCGGATCTTCGCCAAGGGCACCGACCGCAACGACATCGAGCGCAAGTTCATCACCGGTCTGAGCAAGCTCGGCCTCGCCGCCCAGGAGGACGGGACGGTCGCGAAGAGCGAAGCCGCTGTCCTCGAGGCAGAGGGTGGTACGGCGCCCAAGCGCCAGCAGCCGAAGCGGCAGACCAAGGCGAAGCGTCACACCGCCGCCACGCACGCCGGTGCGGCGAAGGAGGAGGACGAGGGCTCCAGCGGTTCGGAGTCCAAGACCTCGCTCGAGAAGCAGGACGCATCGCAGGACGACAAGCCGAAGCCGACGGGCAAGCCCGCCGCGTCCGGCTCCTCACGCCAAGCCAAGTCCGGACAGCGCAAGGGCCCGCAGCGGCCCAAGCACCCGTCCAAGAAGTAA
- a CDS encoding Jag family protein produces MTDGTITTAAEGSDTLTRLEQEGEIAADYLEGLLDIADLDGDIDMDVEADRAAVSIISESPRDLQKLVGRDGEVLEALQELTRLAVHRETGDRSRLMLDIGGFRAKKREVLAALGAKAADEVKSSGEPVKLEPMTPFERKVVHDAVAAAGLRSESEGEEPQRFVVVLPA; encoded by the coding sequence GTGACGGACGGCACCATCACCACGGCCGCTGAGGGCAGCGACACTCTGACCCGCCTCGAGCAGGAGGGGGAGATTGCGGCTGACTACCTCGAAGGCCTGCTCGACATCGCCGACCTCGACGGCGACATCGACATGGACGTGGAGGCGGACCGGGCCGCGGTCTCGATCATCAGCGAATCGCCGCGTGACCTGCAGAAGCTCGTGGGCCGTGACGGTGAGGTGCTGGAGGCGCTGCAGGAACTGACGCGCCTGGCCGTTCACCGCGAGACCGGAGACCGCAGCCGGCTGATGCTGGACATCGGCGGCTTCCGCGCCAAGAAGCGCGAGGTTCTCGCGGCGCTGGGTGCCAAGGCCGCGGACGAGGTCAAGAGCTCGGGCGAGCCGGTGAAGCTGGAGCCGATGACGCCGTTCGAGCGCAAGGTCGTGCACGACGCGGTCGCGGCCGCTGGTCTGCGCAGCGAGTCCGAGGGCGAGGAGCCTCAGCGCTTCGTCGTCGTTCTCCCGGCCTGA